Proteins encoded in a region of the Ptychodera flava strain L36383 chromosome 4, AS_Pfla_20210202, whole genome shotgun sequence genome:
- the LOC139132148 gene encoding uncharacterized protein has product MTVVPQGKYTPANIAYTEAYLDYMQTKNARTIKFMDESGVKVNTGQSKYGHSPCGQRCVELGRYAAGGNHSVSLLIGYDGVKFCDVIWGPSDTNNYLRFFTEAAEAYDSNGQPVLEPGDTVVVDNAPIHRNEGQRLLTNWLQDLGIELVFLPTYSPEFNPTEQCFNKLKAMLNRITTDLYYMLACQ; this is encoded by the coding sequence ATGACAGTCGTTCCTCAAGGGAAATATACACCAGCAAATATTGCATACACGGAAGCGTATTTAGACTACATGCAAACTAAAAATGCTCGcactataaagtttatggatgaAAGTGGTGTGAAAGTTAACACAGGACAGTCGAAGTATGGACATTCTCCGTGTGGACAAAGATGTGTTGAGCTTGGAAGATATGCTGCTGGCGGAAATCATTCAGTAAGTCTGTTAATTGGTTATGATGGCGTAAAGTTCTGTGATGTGATCTGGGGTCCATCTGACACTAATAACTATCTTCGATTCTTCACTGAAGCCGCCGAAGCATACGACAGTAATGGACAGCCGGTATTGGAGCCGGGAGATACCGTTGTTGTCGACAACGCACCTATTCATCGAAATGAGGGCCAAAGGCTACTTACAAACTGGCTTCAAGATCTTGGAATTGAACTTGTTTTCTTACCAACGTATTCGCCAGAGTTCAATCCGACAGAACAGTGTTTTAACAAACTGAAGGCCATGCTAAATAGGATTACTACCGACCTCTATTACATGCTAGCGTGCCAGTAG
- the LOC139131111 gene encoding uncharacterized protein, translating to MAEAGPRLRRHSNHEKVMLPRSRSVITSADLDGVELDDSVGAEDNVGEQTSHQQSTPTTENNYDQFSSFDSEYSSDDAKHSTSSVNPEDISQVKNQSPASLMNRVVKSGLTGDIRQRDTVRSMMTVIEAMKSGESSDIWDTTRSIATFIYMPFHSTKSEQTRRQFGDYLASSGGGRELTYFLAGLLEIEEKTDRIWQSIHFVQNTCWDYSDVSLSLCKELGKCGMLHLMFTNLERYGLQKYSTMNERQLVISSLNILHNCSKTIKNLRLFKDENAVEKLEPYTHTHDKEICMLGLFILSYIADDTELDFLKASDHVMEHILGILKSALTSATLKGRSSAGNFAAVEVMKSLINLARNDDNKSILVTGGVTPLLLQFMQRGRAAEKKFATCLLRALLKLHGNRAAIIETVGLVNMVNVLCKSDVTSVKEAAEGVMMAIMRPDSAIDNPGSSKKGPQAKADNSKRSHHSMVLTDHRRSEEFIVPRSTAIRSQTLGGAVRTNGDPVRNSVDITHCEVMFECEDGD from the exons ATGGCTGAGGCGGGCCCACGTCTCCGAAGGCACTCGAATCATGAGAAGGTCATGTTGCCGAGGAGTCGAAGTGTTATCACCAGCGCCGATCTGGACGGGGTGGAACTCGACGATTCCGTGGGTGCTGAGGACAACGTAGGTGAACAGACGTCACATCAGCAAAGCACACCGACAACAGAAAACAACTATGATCAGTTCTCTAGTTTTGACTCGGAGTACTCCAGTGATGATG CAAAACACAGCACGAGTTCAGTAAATCCCGAAGACATCTCCCAGGTTAAGAATCAGTCACCAGCGTCGCTCATGAACAGGGTGGTGAAGTCCGGTCTCACCGGTGACATCAGACAACGCGACACGGTGAGGAGCATGATGACGGTCATTGAGGCCATGAAGAGCGGCGAAAGCAGTGACATTTGGGACACTACACGAAGCATTGCCACGTTCATTTACATGCCGTTCCACAGCACCAAGAGCGAACAAACGCGCCGCCAATTTGGCGATTACCTGGCCAGTTCGGGCGGAGGTCGCGAGTTGACTTACTTCCTAGCAGGCCTTCTGGAAATAGAGGAAAAGACAGACCGAATCTGGCAGTCGATACACTTTGTTCAAAATACTTGTTGGGACTACTCTGACGTTAGTTTGTCGCTTTGTAAAGAGCTTGGGAAATGCGGCATGCTACATCTGATGTTCACAAATCTAGAACGGTATGGCTTACAGAAATACAGTACTATG AATGAGCGCCAACTGGTGATATCGTCTTTGAACATCTTACACAACTGCTCGAAAACGATTAAGAACTTGAGACTTTTCAAGGATGAAAACGCGGTCGAGAAACTGGAACCGTACACTCACACGCATGACAAAGAGATATGCATGCTTGGACTATTTATTTTATCATACATCGCCGACGACACTGAACTTGACTTTCTGAAAGCGAGCGACCATGTGATGGAGCACATTCTAGGAATCCTAAAATCTGCTTTGACTTCGGCGACCCTGAAGGGCAGGTCATCCGCAGGGAACTTCGCCGCCGTTGAGGTAATGAAGAGTTTGATCAACCTAGCCAGAAACGACGACAACAAGTCCATCCTGGTGACCGGGGGAGTCACGCCCTTGCTGCTGCAGTTCATGCAGAGGGGACGAGCTGCGGAGAAGAAGTTTGCCACCTGTCTGCTGAGGGCGTTGCTGAAGTTGCATGGCAACAGGGCCGCGATCATCGAGACTGTGGGACTGGTCAATATGGTGAACGTACTCTGTAAGAGCGATGTGACCTCTGTGAAAGAGGCAGCAGAAGGCGTTATGATGGCCATCATGAGACCAGACAGCGCCATTGATAACCCAG GCTCGAGCAAGAAAGGACCCCAAGCCAAAGCTGACAATTCTAAGCGGTCGCATCACAGCATGGTGTTAACAGATCATCGACGCAGCGAGGAGTTCATCGTGCCGAGGTCCACCGCGATCCGCTCGCAGACGTTGGGCGGAGCCGTCAGAACCAACGGGGATCCAGTCAGAAACTCTGTAGACATAACGCACTGTGAGGTGATGTTCGAATGCGAGGACGGAGACTGA